CGAGACTTCACTGCCGAAGTCTATAAAACCCTTCAATGGTGCGTTGTTTAGAAAAACATCCTTGATAAATTTGGAATTAGGGGTAGATGTGGTTATGCACATCGTTTTTGAAGGTGGACCTCCTTTGTTGTTCTGAGATCCTATGAAATTGCATTTGTCGGCAGTGTGACCAAATCTGTCGCACTGAGTGCATTTAATAAGAGGTTTAGGACACTTAAAGAAAGGGTGACCACGTTCCTTGCAATTGAAACACGAGGAAGTGAATTGAGATTTTTCAGTCTTGTTCAGTGGCGGACGACTATTTGAATTATTACTttgattttcattaattttgtttCTCTGACCCATATTGCGGTCCATAAAAGAATGAGTTTCCTTATTGCTCATAAGAAATTGTAACAGTTGTTCGGGATTCGTACACCTCAAAGCCAACGCGCCTGTCTTAATAGTTTTATCGCTTAAGCCATGAATGATGCAGTCTACTGCCCGCTTGCCGTCGATGTCACATCGGTTCACTAGAGCTAGCTTCTCATAATAGTACAATTCAACGGGTTCATTATATCTACTTTTCCTCTTTAACATATCTTCCAGGGCCTGGCCATAGTTCTGTTCACAAGGGAAAgcgttaattaattttgtttgccATTCAGCCCAGCTGAATAATATAGAATTTAACCCCTCGTACCAGACCTTGGCCAGTCCCTGGAGTTTTTGCATGGCAAAGTATACCGTGGTCCTTTCGTCCCAGCCGTAAACAGCAGCACTCTCGTTTACCTTCTTAAGCCATACATCCACTCTTTGATTCTTTGATGAAGGATCAAAGTCCGGCAAAATGTTTTTGGTATTTGTTTGATTAGTATTTAAAACGGCAGAGTGCGCTGGCGACGACTGAGGCTTGGACTGCCTTAATGAATTTATAATATCAGCTACAACACCGGCTGTGAAAGAAGGGGTACGAGCGCGTTGCGGCGGCGTAGCTCGCGTGTCATGTCGTGTGTCTTTACGTGATCGAGATCGTGACCGTCCCAAGCTGTAAGGTTCTCGTCTCGGAATGTTATCATCGTGTCGATAAGAACTACGACGCGCGGAAGTATCTCTAGGTGAATCCGACACACGAGCACGCGGCCGCACAGAGTTGCGGGAGCGCTGCCGGGATTGTCGTGGCGAGGTCCGGCGCGAGCGCTGACGCGACTGTCGCATGCTTCTTTCCCTATCAAGTTCTATCTCAAGCCTACGAACCCGCTCTTGCTGCAGCTTCAATTCATTCTCCCGATCTCGGTAGCTGTGGCTGCGGCCGCGATCCCGCTCGCCGTGACTGCTCCGACTCTGGACATCACGGCGGCTGCGACTGCGGCTGCGCCTGTCCGTCTCCTCACGGCGCGACGCCGACGTCCCAGGAGTAGGCGTTGCTAGGCGCCGATGCGTGCTTTCTTTGTCACTGGGCATTATCTGAAACTCGAACGTAAAAACACAGTGTTTAGATTTGtcctattaaataaattcagtcatttttttttttctttatttttatcgaaAGCCCACAGTACTACATGGAAAGTTATAATAAGGGAATTACACGAGCTatcttaattttcttttttttttatcaatacttattaaacatatcattttatacattattatgttAATTCCCAATATCACAGAACTACTGAACTACGTATGTAACTTATACTATTATGTAAGCCCCGTAGGCAAGTGGGTAgattgtaagtatataatgaTTACTGCCATCTAGCCACACATTGAAGTCTAACAGTTTGTTAAGTGTTAAAAATGTGAAATCGTTGATAATaagatattataatatcaaCCAGTTAATTAGTTAAAAGTAAAACataacctcatcaagcctgcaTTCCTGAAGAGGTACGTCAGTTATGTTTTAtgataaataggaaaaaaaaataagattcatAACCTTTGCCACATAATTCAAACCAGTAACGGTTATCTATcacttcaaaatatattttctttgttcGTAACTTTTGGTATCGTTATGTAATATGTACAGCACGGTAcgataatacttttttttttttttgcacttgATGATTAACCACGTAAAATCACAAATTCCCGCACATAATTTAAATCGACTAAAATGGTTTGTAATGGTTTTCACATTTTCTTTCGCTCAAAATTCTTGAATACTAATCTCTTGTAAGATGTACGTTCATGCAAAATGAAAATGTAGGGAAGGACATCCCACTTCTGAAGTATAATAAAACTCCCTTTGATGAGCACACACTTTTAATCTTCTATCACCACACCTTTTACAATTCTCCAACTAGATATATAGTAGTAATGATTATTGCAACTGCACTTCAAAGGTAGACGACCACTCTCAATGACGGCCCGTTACCAACTGACCGCCACGAATCGTTGCCTTACGAATTCACATCCCCACCACTCGATTCCCTCGTTCGCTCGGACAACCGAATTAGTCAAATGACATTCTAATATTTTAATCATAAAACACCTACTCAATTAATACCGCGCCTTACAATATAGGCTACAGGTAAGAATCCTAAAATtaattacaccacataacatcaaaaatcaattaaaaagctATAATGAGatctttatgtacaataaaattttaccaGTTCATgacaaatttaaattgaatatgCTTACCGAACAGTACTTTAGAACAGAAATACAGCATCCAACAACACATACTAAGATAACAAGACAAGtcacaaataaaatactaactaagccccgttataacaattattatggcAGAAGAACATCCGAATATATCTTACCagacctaataaataaactacctaatcatgctaaattaaaaataaacaaaaacaacttaGTTATGTCAGCCCAGCCCTTAAGGACTGTAGGCACTATAGCCGTGAATGCTTGATCAGCACATCAAGGGTGGCATAATTCCTGGAACCTCTGCATAGATAAGCACTTAGCGTAAGACTAGTTTAAGCACAATTGACATTCGTGTCGCGCATCCAACTTTGTACGCACGTCTCACATagttaataaaagtaaattagtgAAGTACAAtctaatttttgtctttttaaaaaactaatccCCTGCTCCCTAAACTtgactggcgcagccggtaggattcGCTGTTCTACCCGTGCTACTCGCGCTATTTCGCGTAAAAATTGGACTAAAATCGTCTGGTGCTGTGAAAAAAGGTGCGGGAGCGACGGACTAAGCGAATCTTACGAACAAATAAATTTGTCAACTACGGGACTATACTGTGAAGTGGATATATTCAGAGATGGGTGTCGTTCGGGCATGGTGAGTAAAACTTTTCGCCTTCCTTACTATCCCTACTACGTGTACTTGAGATCGAACCTTTCTCATTTCAAACGTGATCTGAATTAGTTAATTTAGTTAAGTTTACCTGTATTAAGATTGAAAATTGTAATACTTACTTGTAACATTGAGATTGATATtcatcatttttaaataaaaatctattaagtaatataatattttagtgaTCGAAGTAAATCTAGCAATTTTCCGACATGGCGGAGGTCAATTTAAGGATCATTCCTagtgaatttattaaaataattcctATGTTTAATGGCGATGGACGGcacataaacttatttttaaggaAATGTGAATACATTATTGAAAGGTTTCGAGGTGATCAAGCTCAAAATGAGTATGTTATGCAAGTAATCACGAGCAGGCTTACTGATAATGCAGCTGCGTTGATTAGCGAGCGTTCGGATGTAGAGACGTGGGCGGAATTCAAGGAATTACTGCAGATACACTTTGGGGATCCGCGCAGTGAAGAGTGCATTGCCATGACTTTAGAATCGCTAAAGATAAAAACAGGTGAAACTTACTTAGAATTTTGTAACCGTGTGAAATCGATAAGGGCcaaccttattgctaaggttaACTTGTTGGATGATGTTCAAATGAGGAGTAGTAAAAttactatttataataaattggcGCTTAACGTCTTCTTGTTTAACTTGCCGGAAAATATGGTCAGGATTGTACGACTCCACGGACCCAATACGCTGGAGGACGCCCTCAGCGTGGTACTCGAGGAAGTGAATTTTCACGAACAATATCAggctaaaaataaaactaacacaTCTGCGATTGCTAAGCCTCAAGCGCCCCTCGTACCTACCCCGCAACAATCCACCTCATTTGTCTCAACACCTCAGTTCAAATTTGGCAATAATTTACCTGTTCAGAACCAGGGTTTTGGTTCACGAACCTTTATGCCCAATCAAAACACAAATACtcaaaatcaatttaaattcggcatccctcaatttaaatttggcATTCCCCAGTCTAGATTTCCAATACCGCATCAATTCCAAAATCGTCCAGTACAGACTACACAGTTTGGATACAGGCCGCAGTTCAACCCGCAAGCAGGTCGCCCTGCACCCTATGGCTATAGACCAGTAGGCTTACAACAGTTACCCCCTATGCGACCTCAACAATTCGGTCAACAACAAGGTTATAGACCTCCACAACAAGTTGCTCAACCGTCATTCCCCTCGGATGTTACCATGCGCACCGCACCCCCTTTGAAACATAGCTTCCATGTAAATGAAACCGAACTTTATGAAACCGATTACCCGTATTATATGGAAGACCCTTACGTACCTGAGTATAACTCATACAATGAAGActcttcatattattataattcgtgTTCATTTGATACAGACGAACAATGCACGCCCACGCTCGCCTTAGAGGAAGCGAGTGCAGATAAGACAGAATGCGCTATGAGTGCATACGACTCCAACCAAGATGATAACAAGCAGACGCGAAATTTTCACGTACACGCCTCGATAGGCGCGAGGAAAAAATAGAGTTAAATTGTGATATAAAATTGAAGTTGCCATACATTTACTTACCCGAGATCGATTCAAAATTTATGATAGACACCGGTAGTACACGTTCATTTATTAGCCCACAAAAGGCTTATCGGTACTTTCGGGATTACATTTCCCAAGAACCGTTTGAAGTCATAAGCACCCACGCTAGTTCACACCATGATCAAGTAATCGAAGTCCCATTAATGACTACGTTCAAAAGTCCAGCGATACATAAATTCTATTTATATGAGGTCGATCCTCGTTATGATGGACTACTTGGAAACGATCTCTTAAAATCAATGGACGCTATCATAAATCTCAAGGATGGTGTGCTGAAGACCAAGTTTACTGATATACCTATTATTCATCATtgtgataattatgtattaacaATACCCCCGCGAGCGGAAATTAGAGTGAAAATTCCAACAAACATGTATTCAGGTGAGGCAATATTAAATTTTACACAATTTTGCAACGGCGTGCGAATGCCTGACGCTTTGGTAAGTTGTGTCAGGGGATACGCAACCACGGTGATACAAAACGCTTCAGAGGACCCAATGGATATAGTGGTCACTTCCCCTTTTGAGGTTACCGAATACGTTCCAAAggtaaataatgtaaattttcttAAGGATAGAGATAATATAAATACCGATGAACTGTTAACACACAATTTGTCCAAATTGCGACTTGAACACATGAACCCGGAGGAACGGGCAAACATCGAGAAGCTGTGCCACGACTACAAGGACGTATTTTACTGTGAGCAGTTACCGCTCACATTCACGAATCAGATAAAACATTTCATACGAACCAAAAATGAAGATCCAGTTTACTCAAAACCATACAGACAACCACCGGCTGTGGCTGATGAAATTAGAAGACAGGTGGACAAACTGTTAGAAGATAACATCATACAGGAGTCTCATTCACCCTGGAACGCACCTGTACATTTAGTACCTAAGAAAATGGATGCTTCTGGTCAGGTAAAGTACAGAATGGTTGTGGACTACAGGCGGTTAAATGATTTGACAATAGACGATAAATACCCCTTACCCCATATCACCGACCTTTTCGATAAGCTAGGCAAAAGTAAATATTTCACAACTCTGGACCTTGCTAGCGGCTATCACCAGATAGAAGTAAACGATAGTGATAGACAGAAAACTGCATTCAGTACACAAACGGGTCATTATGAATTCCTTAGGATGCCTTTTGGCCTAAAGACGGCTCCAGCCACCTTCCAAAGGACTATGGACAATGTATTACGTGGATTACAGGGAATACATTGTCTTGTGTACCTGGATGATATAATTGTGTTTTCCACCAGTCTACAAGAACATCTTAAACAACTTCGAGCTGTATTTGACCGACTTAGACAGACAAATCTCAAGGTACAACTAGACAAATCGGAATTCCTAAGAAAAGAGGTTCAATATTTAGGCCACACGATCACTAGTGACGGTCTTATGCCTAATAACGATAAGATCGCTGCAGTTCTTAACTATCCATTACCCAGGACAACGACTGAGATCAAAAGTTTCTTGGGACTTATCGGTTACTACAGACGATTTATCAAGGACTTCGCGAAGATCACTCAACCTCTGACGGCATGCCTCAAGAAGCGTAACAAAATCGTTATTgatcaaaaatatattgatgCTTTCGAAAGGTGTAAGGAACTGCTTACAAGCGCGCCAATATTACAATTCCCCGATTTCACAAAACCTTATATACTAACAACGGACGCATCCAATGTGGCCCTAGGAGCTGTACTTTCTCAAGGCCCCATTGGTCAAGATAGGCCAGTGGCATACGCCAGCAGAACCTTAAGTGACACCGAGTCACGTTATAGTACCATCGAGAAGGAACTTCTCGCTGTAATATGGGCAACCAAACATTTTAGGCCTTATCTCTACGGAAATAAATTCGATATTTATACCGACCATAAACCTTTAGAATGGTTAGACTCGCTAAAGGAACCGAACTCCAAATTAATGCGCTGGCGTCTTAAGTTGCAGGAATTTGActacaatattaaatacaaaaagggCAAACAGAACGCTAACGCCGACTCCCTCTCGCGTATAAAACTTAACGCTATAGACTCCGACAGTGAGACTAACGAAAACGATAATACATCTATGAAAGTAAACGTCGATAAGAAAGACGAGCTAGGAGAATTCATGAAGCAAATTGAAGCCAGGGTTTCTGAACTAGCAAAAAGACGTCAACGTGATAATTCTGATACAATAACAATCTCTGATTCTTCAGAAACTTTAACCGTATCAGAAAACTTGGAACACCGTGACTCGGAGCCCGAGTTCCCAATAATTTCAGACGGTAGCTCTACGGATACAATTCATTCGGGTTTGGAGTTGGAATCATTTGGCATCCCTATTCTCCACGAAGCAATTGACACAAAGCCTAACCAGATTCATATTTATCAATGGTTTAAAAACACCATACAAGTTAAAGACCTTTctggaaaaaaacaaaagataatagAAGTGTTCTTGCCTAACGATGACGACATCATCAAACAATTCTTAAAAGAATATATAAAACCCaaagttaaatattttgtatattttgaaaatgaaacaTTGAGGAAAGCCTTTTCGAAAATTATAATTGAACTGTTTAAACGCGGAACGGTAGAGTTTTATGAGTGTACTGAACGGATAGTGTATGTGGAAGATGAAAGAGAACAAAaagctattataaaaaaatatcacgaaGGTCTCACGTGTCATCGCGGCATCAAGGAGACTTCAACTAGAATTCGTAGAAATTATTATTGGGAGAACATGATTAATACGGTGGCTGCAGTTATAAACGGCTGCGAGGCCTGCCGCCGAATGAAATATGATAGAAAGCCGTTAAAACCAACTCTGCAACTTACGCAAACTCAGGACGCTCCGTTTCAGGAGGTGTTTATGGATATATTTTCAATAGATGGAAGTCACTACTTAACACTTGTTGATGCTTTTAGTAAACTCGCACAGGCGTTTGAAATCCCAAACCGTTCAACCCCAGAGGTCGTAAGAGCCCTCACGAAATATTTCTCATTTTACGGCGTACCTCGGAAACTTTCAAGTGATCCGGGCAGTGAGTTTAATAACGAACTCATGAGGGAACTTATGAATCTTCACAAAATTAAACTTCATATCTCCACCCCCAATAATCCCAATTCAACTGGTATAGTCGAACGCTTCCATTCGactataatagaaatatatcgtTTGGCTCGTTATGAACAGAAGTGTACTGACGCGGCATCCATCATGGCTTATTCCATAATGGCCTACAATAATACCATTCATACAACAACAAATCTCACGCCTTTTGAGGTCGTTTTTGGCCACACTTGTTCGAGTCAAGTCTTCGATTGTGACTTTGAGAGGTCTTTCACTCAACAACTCATAAAGGACCATAATAAAAGAATGAAATATCTCTACGCGTACATATGTGAAAACGCTTTAGCAAAGAAGGAAAAGGCTAGACAGGTTAAGGGTGGTGAAGGTGAACCAAGCTTTGAAATAGGTGATGTAATTTTTGCTAAGGACGTCAATAAAAGAAAGGCAAAGGATAAGGATAGATATCACAAGGCAATAGTAATAGGCAAACCGGTTAGAAATGTCGTACCAATACGTATAGGCACAAGGGAAACTAAGGTAcccattaaaaatattaaacgtcCTCCGCAGGTGCTGGCTGGCCCTGACATGGACGATGTTGATACATGGCGTGCAGAATCTACAACTTCAGGACATAGATAAAAACCCGGGTATTTTACCCGTTAAACTGGGTCAGGCACATCGACAGGAGAGCACATGGACTATCGTAAAGGTGTTAGATCTAAGTGGCATCGAAGATGACTTCATTTTACATTCTAAAAAGTTTAAGGAATTCGATAAACtgattgataataataaaccttATGAAAATGAGTTTTATAACGCTAAATTACAGGCTCAAAACTTGCAcaacataactatacaaaagtttAAACAAATAATGCCATTTAGCAGAGTTAGGAGAGGCCTTCTGAATCCTCTCGGTTCTATGATCAAAGTAATTACCGGAAACCTGGATCACGATGATGCTTTACGATATGACAAATTGATCTCCCAAATGAAgggaaatgaaattaaaagggaACACCAAATgtctattattctaaaaatggTGAATACTATAATTAACAATACTGAAACCCTACAAAATAATTCTTTCATAATAGATGAACGCCTCAAACGAGTAGAGAGGTTAGTTAAACACATAGCTACTAAGGAAAATAATTCAATCTATGCGGTATATGTattaaacatgtatcatttaTTCATGAACactttttattcaatttatctCACGATAAGTGAAATTGAAACATCACTGGCACTAAGTAAGGTATCAGTACTTCATCAGTCTATATTAAACTCCGACGAACTCTTGAATGTTTTAGAATCTATAAGTACGGTCAATAAATTGGTGTACCCTATTAGTGTAGATAATTTAGTTAATATAGAAACTACTTTTAATGTTAAGGCGTATATTAAGAAAAATCAGATTACGTTTGTAATGGATGTTCCCCTAACTGATGGTTATATGTacaattatttcaaattatattcCATACCTATATTCAATTCAATCCGAAATCTCACATCAGTAATAATACCCAAATATCCTTACCTTTTGGCGAATGGTTTGAAATACCTACCCTTAGACAAGCACTGCGAGGAAATAGCTGCTGAACAGTTCCTGTGTGGGGAAGATGACATAGTTACTTACCCTGAGCCCACTTGTATCGAGCATTTGATGAAATTTGAAGATAACCTGACGCTCTGCAAGCTGCATGCCGTAGATATAGAAGATGTTAAAATTCAGCGTATCGGACCTAAGAATTGGATAATATTTAGCCGAACCAACCACATCATGACAGAGAAATGCCAGGCCGACGTCAATCGAATACAGCTACGAGGAACTTACCTTCTAACTACGGATGAAAGATGCGATCTCTACTTCGAAGACCTGAAGTTAGACCGGCGGCAATCTTCAATGGCTGACAACCGTCTTAGAATTACTCCAATAACTAGTTTACCAGACTTGCAGAAAATAAACGTTAGTACCGAAGTAAGTGTTAACATCAAGGGCGTTAATTTGGACAATCTCAAGCAACTCTCTAGTGATCTAAAAAGTGTTAGTGCAACCAGTGAAACAAATAGTGAAAGCGTAATCGTAGACACGAATAGTGTTAGTCTAGCAACTATTgtactttatataattatagCGTTAAGTTGTGTAAGTTACATCCTATGGAAACTTAAGGTTTTTCGAAATCATCGTGACTCTAAATCGTCAGGTGATTTCGAACTTGaggagggaggagttatgtCAGCCCAGCCCTTAAGGACTGTAGGCACTATAGCCGTGAATGCTTGATCAGCACATCAAGGGTGGCATAATTCCTGGAACCTCTGCATAGATAAGCACTTAGCGTAAGACTAGTTTAAGCACAATTGACATTCGTGTCGCGCATCCAACTTTGTACGCACGTCTCACATagttaataaaagtaaattagtgAAGTACAAtctaatttttgtctttttaaaaaactaatccCCTGCTCCCTAAACTTGACTACTTAtctaatacattaaaaaatgaaCTGTTAAAACAACTAGAGTATCAAAACaataacttatataaataatacatattataccaacaaaatacaaaaagataaataaataaattacataattgctacaaaatgtaaacaatattactagaataaataaaaatatagttttttcaggttaaataataataaataatccatactaatattataaatgcgaaagtaactctgtctgtctgtctgtctgtctgtctgtctgtctgtctgtctgtctgtctgttactctttcacgcctaaacggctcaacggattttgatgaaaggagaatgggcgaatctggtccaagaacctccactgatgagacttatatgtaatggaagcttatgctttctctatgaatctggcaaagttctatcagattctgtcccggggttcttttttacggccatgtttgtcctggctaaaaatgtgataaaatacagtgggagctaaaatcggctcaagatttgttgctggataactaagtctacataaataattatgtatcatattgtatatcattttaaagaggatcttttccagaatccgaaacataaaaaaaaaacaaaaaaaaatctttttgtaagcgaattatagtcaatttatatctgcagcgccattgtttctcggtagctaagttcaagtttcatgccttttaccccttccaaaagtatcttaccgattttttttatattgcttccggaatttgatctaagtgataataacaagaaaaataaataaacacctctccgatagagaccggctaaactattgcctattgcaagaaatcgtcatcattagcaagtcattacggtattgcatattataagcttatcagcaacttggaacttggtccaagaacctccactggtgagacttgcatgtaatgatagcttatacttgtcctatgattctggcaaagttctatcaaactctgtcctagggtttttttacggccatgtttgtcctgagtgtacagtagtggactgcaaaatcacctcaggatttgttgtcgaaaaactatttaactaagtctatatacataattatatatcataatgtatatcaattttaaaggggaaggttatcagaatctgaaacacaaataaaaaaaatgcattatgtaaacgacttttagccaactcacgtccgtagcagcatttttctcagcagctacgtacgagtttcgcgccttccaacctttccaaaggagcccaatcatttttttccttcttctgatattgcatttttaacctgacaagtgacaacaaagaaaaaaaaaatagataccattccgatagaggccgcgtaagctatggacctattgcaagataacgtactcaaaggctagtcattataatccaacagacgtaacatgattagaatgcggcgggacggaaatgtagtacattgccttatgcgaaagagacgaaatatgtgtctctttaacactaacagcaatacaactatTCAACTAtgcagcttagtacgagagaaacaagaaataagtcattctaatcaagatgcaatacaatgactctattgtatacaaaagaaacacatttattaaacaagttcaggcaataactggtgcaaaaggcggctttattgccaaggtagcaattactaccaggcaaccttacgtttacgatacgtttgttgtaccattcggcattgtttataagacaagatataagcctggattaataaaacaagattgtggtgaaagaaaacatactacatttgcgtcctcccgcattctaatcatgttacgtctgttggattataatgact
This genomic interval from Pectinophora gossypiella unplaced genomic scaffold, ilPecGoss1.1 Pgos_37, whole genome shotgun sequence contains the following:
- the LOC126381154 gene encoding uncharacterized protein LOC126381154, whose translation is MAEVNLRIIPSEFIKIIPMFNGDGRHINLFLRKCEYIIERFRGDQAQNEYVMQVITSRLTDNAAALISERSDVETWAEFKELLQIHFGDPRSEECIAMTLESLKIKTGETYLEFCNRVKSIRANLIAKVNLLDDVQMRSSKITIYNKLALNVFLFNLPENMVRIVRLHGPNTLEDALSVVLEEVNFHEQYQAKNKTNTSAIAKPQAPLVPTPQQSTSFVSTPQFKFGNNLPVQNQGFGSRTFMPNQNTNTQNQFKFGIPQFKFGIPQSRFPIPHQFQNRPVQTTQFGYRPQFNPQAGRPAPYGYRPVGLQQLPPMRPQQFGQQQGYRPPQQVAQPSFPSDVTMRTAPPLKHSFHVNETELYETDYPYYMEDPYVPEYNSYNEDSSYYYNSCSFDTDEQCTPTLALEEASADKTECAMSAYDSNQDDNKQTRNFHVHASIGARKK